The Halodesulfovibrio sp. MK-HDV genomic interval CCTGTGCGTGCCTGCTCTTCAATGAGCTTGTGATAGTTGTCGACTCGACGTTGGGTCAGGAGTCCCGCAGCAATCGCTTGCTGCACGGCACAGTCTGGTTCTTGGTCGTGCTTACAATCTACGAATGCACATTTATCTATGAATTCTTTAATATCGTGGAAAACTTTTTTTACGCCATCTTCACATGCAGGAAGTTGAAGTTCACGGAATCCCGGGACGTCCATGATCGTGCCGCCGCATGGCATTATGTATAAGGTGCGGCTGGAAGTGGTGTGTCGACCTTTGCTGTCTACATCACGAATAGCACCGGTGAGGGTAACTTCTTCTTCCATCATTGTGTTGATGAGGGTGGATTTACCTACCCCGGACGAACCTACAAGCGCAATAGAATGCCCTTGACCACACCAGTCTTTCAGGAGCTTTGATGTGTTGTCTGCTCTACTGTCAACAGCGATAACTGGTACGTCTTTATAGAGTTCTTTTGCATCAGCAACGCAGGCATCCGTAAAGGGCTGGTCTGCCTCATCTGCTTTAGTGAGGATGATAACCGGCTCTGCACCGCACTGGATAGCCAGTGCAAGGTAACGTTCGAGACGGGAAAGACTGAAGTCGTGGTTCAGTGAGGAGACAATGAAAACTGTATCCAGATTTGCTGCGACGAGCTGCACAGTTTTTTCATTCTGCGGAGAGCGACGCACAAAAACGGTTTTGCGATCCAGCATGCGGACGGGGTACTGCTTGTTTTTATCAAGCACAAGCCAGTCGCCGACTGTCGGTTTAGCTTCTGCTTTACCGCCAAGCCAGTTGCCCGGTAATGGCATTTGTACCTTCCCGAATTCGCCCCATACGTTCAAAAGAACGGAGTGAATGCTACAGACGCGACCAATGTGTTCAGTAGTTTCGTCTTCGGTAAGCTGCTGACTAAAAGAGTCAGACCAGCCAAGGGTGCTGAGAATATCGCTTTTCTGCGTGTCATCTGGGTGCAAGTGTGTTGTCTCCTTCGGTTCTACTAAAAAAAACCGATACATGTATTTGTTGCTGTTGTGTGCAGTATAGCAGAGCAAGCGTCAAGTCCCAAATGGCTGTATTAGACTGCATAAAAAAACAGCGGATGAACCATACTGATTCATCCGCTGTTTCGATGTGATTATCTATGTAGCAACGTGTTAGTTCTTAACAGCGTGTTCTGAAGCATAAACTTCTTCAAGGATGGCGTCTGCGCCTTTTCCTTTTACTACTTCGGCAAGATCAAGACCTGTCTGGCGTGCATTTTTTTCGCTACCGCTTGAGGTTTCGCGAATTTTACGTACGCCTTCGAGATCAGCTACAAAGCCAACCATTTCGAAGTTGTCTTCGTCTGTCATGGTTGCATATCCTGCGATAGGTACCTGACAGCCGCCCTGTAAGCCGAAAAGGAATCCACGTTCTGCTTCAACACAGATGCGGGTCGGACGGTGCTCAAGGAATGAAAGCATTTCATGCAGGTCTTTACGATCTTGATGGAATTCAATGCCGAGTGCACCCTGACCAGCTGCTGGCAGGAAGCGTGGTGCGCCGAGAATTTCATTCTTCGGTGCAGAAAGACCAAGGCGTTTAAGGCCGGAAGTTGCCATGATGATTGCATCAAAATTGCCTTCAATGAGCTTACGCAGACGTGTGTCTACGTTACCGCGCAGGGAAACAACTTTGAGATCAGGGCGAATGGACAGTAGCTGGGACTGACGACGCAGGGAGCTTGTGCCCACTGTTGCGCCTTCTGGCAAAGCATCAAGAGAATCGTACTGTACAGAAAGGAAGGTGTCTGAAGAGGCTTCACGTTCAGGGATACAACCAAGAATCAAGCCTTCGGGAAGTTCCATAGGAACATCTTTCATGGAATGAACGGCGATATCAGCGCGTCCGTCGAGCAGTGCTTCTTCGATTTCTTTTACAAAAAGACCTTTGCCGCCAACTTTGGCGAGCGGTACATCAAGAATGATGTCGCCTTTTGTTTTAAGAATCAAAAGCTCAACAGCAGTGCCTTCATGTTCTTTTTCAATGCAGTCTTTAATATGGTTAGCCTGCCACAGTGCAAGCTTAGAACCTCTGGTAGCAATAACGATTTTCTTCATGTCGTGTCCGAAAGTGCTTGGTAGTTCGAGTGTAGGTCTGCGTATTAGCCGCAGGTAGAACAATTGCCGCCGGAGCAGCCGGAACAGCTTGAGCCGCCGGAAGAACCGGTAGGGGCGGAGATGCTGCCTCCGGACATTTTAAACTTGGTAGCTGAGAGTAATTTGTGTGTGTTCGGTGACTTACATTCTGGGCATTCTGGAGTGTCATCACCAAAAACAAGTTCTTCAAACTCTTTACCGCACGCTTCGCATGCGTAATCGTACAAAGGCATAGCCGTTGCTCCTTAACTATCTATTTTGGCGAATAGATAGTGCGAAATTGAAAAAGGTCAATATTACAGCTGAAAATTTTTTATTCGGCGGCTTCTAAATCAGCCTGAAGTGCTGCTGCATCTTCAAACAGATAGTAGTCCGTAAGCTGGCAGAGGAGGTGCCCGATGGTAAGCTGCACTTCCTGAATGAGTGGAGTATGAGCGTGTGGTACGTCCAGAAGGAAGTCGCACAGTTCGGTCATTTTGCCGCCACCGTTGCCGGTAAGCCCTACAGTAACAAGTCCGCGTTCGCGGGCTGCATTGAATGCATTGATGATGTTAGTAGAGTTGCCGGAAGTGGAAATGCCAACGAGAATGTCGTTTTTATTTCCGAGCGCCTGAACTTGTTTGGAGAATACAAAGTCATAGCCATAGTCATTACCAATGGCTGTGAGAATGGAGGAATCAGTTGTCAGGGCAATGGACGGAAGTGGTGGGCGTTCGATTAAAAAACGGTTAACAAATTCTGCTGCAAGGTGCTGTGCATCCGCTGCACTGCCACCGTTACCGCAAAATAAAATTTTACCGCCTTTTGCAAGGCAAACAGCAAATTTGCGCGCAACAGCATCTACGTCTTCTGCGTGCTTAGAAAAATATTCTTCGCGTAGACGTGCGCCTTCGCGTGCGTGTTCTAAAATAGTGTCGATTGCTTGTTGTGTCATCAATTCTCCAGACGCACTTGCGTGCGTACGATATTGTATACAGGTCAGTACCACCTGACGGAATGGAAGTACACTATATACGCGGGTGTGACAATGTGCGAAGCCGTGCGTAAAAGCATGAATAATGCTAGTGTGCTATGTGTGTGCTATTGTGTTTTTAATGGTTGAAATGCAAAATAATACAATCCTGCGACGGGAATTACTGTCGTCCTAAAAAAGCTGGTGGTACAATTGGAATTATGCGATTCATTTTATCATACACTTCTTGAAGTCATAGCCGGTTTTTACTAGAGAACTGCGATGCACCATAAAATTTCTAATATTTGTATTGTAACTAAGGCCTCACATGAAGAAGCCGCGTCACTCGGGCAAAAATTGCTCGAATGGTTTGCTGCGCGTGATGTGCAAGGCGTTATTTGCGAAAATGGCACTTCTGAATGGTTGTACACACGTGAAGCTGTTCAGTGCGACCTTG includes:
- the hemC gene encoding hydroxymethylbilane synthase, with the translated sequence MKKIVIATRGSKLALWQANHIKDCIEKEHEGTAVELLILKTKGDIILDVPLAKVGGKGLFVKEIEEALLDGRADIAVHSMKDVPMELPEGLILGCIPEREASSDTFLSVQYDSLDALPEGATVGTSSLRRQSQLLSIRPDLKVVSLRGNVDTRLRKLIEGNFDAIIMATSGLKRLGLSAPKNEILGAPRFLPAAGQGALGIEFHQDRKDLHEMLSFLEHRPTRICVEAERGFLFGLQGGCQVPIAGYATMTDEDNFEMVGFVADLEGVRKIRETSSGSEKNARQTGLDLAEVVKGKGADAILEEVYASEHAVKN
- the rsgA gene encoding ribosome small subunit-dependent GTPase A, giving the protein MHPDDTQKSDILSTLGWSDSFSQQLTEDETTEHIGRVCSIHSVLLNVWGEFGKVQMPLPGNWLGGKAEAKPTVGDWLVLDKNKQYPVRMLDRKTVFVRRSPQNEKTVQLVAANLDTVFIVSSLNHDFSLSRLERYLALAIQCGAEPVIILTKADEADQPFTDACVADAKELYKDVPVIAVDSRADNTSKLLKDWCGQGHSIALVGSSGVGKSTLINTMMEEEVTLTGAIRDVDSKGRHTTSSRTLYIMPCGGTIMDVPGFRELQLPACEDGVKKVFHDIKEFIDKCAFVDCKHDQEPDCAVQQAIAAGLLTQRRVDNYHKLIEEQARTG
- a CDS encoding zinc ribbon domain-containing protein; translated protein: MPLYDYACEACGKEFEELVFGDDTPECPECKSPNTHKLLSATKFKMSGGSISAPTGSSGGSSCSGCSGGNCSTCG
- a CDS encoding D-sedoheptulose 7-phosphate isomerase, whose amino-acid sequence is MTQQAIDTILEHAREGARLREEYFSKHAEDVDAVARKFAVCLAKGGKILFCGNGGSAADAQHLAAEFVNRFLIERPPLPSIALTTDSSILTAIGNDYGYDFVFSKQVQALGNKNDILVGISTSGNSTNIINAFNAARERGLVTVGLTGNGGGKMTELCDFLLDVPHAHTPLIQEVQLTIGHLLCQLTDYYLFEDAAALQADLEAAE